In Malus sylvestris chromosome 15, drMalSylv7.2, whole genome shotgun sequence, a single genomic region encodes these proteins:
- the LOC126601846 gene encoding L-gulonolactone oxidase 3-like, whose product MHSFWWLLGVLHHVIWVATMLLTVQAMPPPPPIRCDASTGCNLSNSYGIWGDRKDCHAPSAAYPQTEEDLRLAVAFASKNKVKIKVVSKFSHTIPKLACPDMSFGDAMLISTANVNSTIEIDAANLAVTVDAGVGLRQLIDKVEEAGLSLVAAPYWEGVSVGGLISTGAHGSSWWGRGGAVHDHVIGLNLVVPANRSEGYAKILRLDSKDEIFKAAKVSLGLLGIISKVKLRLEAAFKRSITYNFTDDAQIEDIYMEHAKKYEFGDITWYPSKHTAAYRSDNRVPFTATGDGTYDFIGFQSNSVVVAKTIRATEKTLDNGRSSVFQCTLASTFLGAKKLVANGLKNNLIFTGYPVVGHQGKMQTSGSCLYSTGTENSCAWDPRINGLFFYETTAIFPASKFANFIRDVKKLRDLKPENFCGVDIYNGFLIRFIRVSDAYLGQQENSVVVDFNYYRADDAWTPRFNEDVWEEVEQLAFFKHGAKPHWAKNRNAAFLDVQKKYPNFNKFLGVKRLLDPQNILSSEWSDELLFGKAGAKADGCALEGLCICSEDRHCSPVKGYFCQPGLIYKEARVCRYSSSSVESESDKTNLILD is encoded by the exons ATGCACAGCTTCTGGTGGCTCCTTGGTGTTCTTCACCATGTCATTTGGGTTGCAACCATGCTACTTACAGTCCAAGCCATGCCGCCACCGCCCCCAATTCGCTGCGACGCATCAACCGGCTGCAACCTCTCCAACTCCTACGGTATATGGGGTGATAGGAAAGATTGTCACGCCCCATCCGCGGCATACCCACAAACCGAAGAGGACCTCCGCCTCGCCGTGGCTTTCGCAAGCAAAAACAAGGTCAAGATCAAAGTGGTGAGCAAATTTTCACATACCATACCAAAGTTGGCATGTCCCGACATGAGTTTTGGAGACGCAATGCTAATAAGCACGGCCAATGTCAATTCCACGATTGAAATCGATGCGGCGAATTTAGCTGTCACGGTTGATGCCGGCGTAGGGCTACGACAGTTGATCGACAAAGTAGAGGAAGCTGGGCTGAGCTTGGTGGCTGCGCCGTATTGGGAGGGTGTGAGTGTAGGAGGGCTTATAAGCACGGGAGCACATGGAAGCTCGTGGTGGGGAAGAGGAGGAGCAGTGCATGATCATGTTATTGGTCTTAATCTTGTTGTTCCAGCAAACCGATCAGAAGGGTATGCGAAAATTCTCAGATTAGATTCAAAAGATGAAATCTTTAAAGCTGCAAAAGTTTCATTGGGGTTGTTGGGTATCATCTCCAAG GTGAAGTTGAGATTGGAGGCAGCATTCAAAAGGAGTATAACCTATAACTTTACAGACGATGCTCAAATAGAGGACATATACATGGAGCATGCTAAAAAGTATGAGTTTGGAGACATAACTTGGTATCCATCTAAGCATACAGCTGCATACAGATCCGATAACAGAGTTCCTTTCACCGCAACAGGCGATGGAACATATGATTTCATAGGCTTCCAGTCCAATTCTGTTGTGGTCGCCAAGACTATAAGAGCAACAG AGAAAACATTGGACAACGGACGAAGCTCGGTTTTCCAATGCACACTAGCATCTACATTTTTGGGGGCCAAGAAATTAGTGGCCAATGGTTTGAAAAATAACCTAATCTTCACTGGTTACCCTGTAGTAGGCCACCAGGGAAAAATGCAAACCTCAGGTTCATGTCTGTATTCAACAGGCACAGAGAATTCCTGTGCATGGGACCCAAGAATCAACGGCCTCTTCTTTTACGAGACAACAGCAATATTTCCAGCATCAAAATTTGCAAACTTCATCAGAGACGTCAAAAAACTACGAGACCTAAAACCAGAAAACTTCTGTGGCGTGGATATTTACAATGGTTTTTTAATccgtttcattagggtttccgATGCCTATCTTGGTCAACAAGAAAACTCTGTGGTCGTTGACTTTAATTACTATAGAGCCGATGATGCATGGACTCCAAGGTTCAATGAAGACGTGTGGGAAGAAGTGGAGCAACTGGCATTTTTCAAGCATGGGGCAAAGCCACACTGGGCTAAAAACAGAAACGCTGCGTTTTTGGACGTGCAGAAAAAGTACCCTAATTTTAACAAGTTTTTGGGTGTGAAAAGACTGTTGGATCCTCAAAATATATTGTCGAGTGAATGGTCGGATGAGCTTTTGTTTGGGAAAGCAGGTGCAAAGGCTGATGGGTGTGCTTTGGAGGGTCTTTGTATATGTTCTGAAGATCGGCATTGCAGCCCTGTGAAAGGGTATTTCTGTCAACCTGGACTTATTTATAAGGAGGCTAGAGTTTGTAGGTACTCATCATCCTCTGTGGAATCAGAGAGTGACAAAACTAATTTGATATTGGATTAA
- the LOC126601371 gene encoding protein EMBRYONIC FLOWER 1 isoform X1 produces MEKGLLIDNNHKRNDPIIASKSVGSFVKIDSISIDLPDANDKSSSHAGNCEHFTICGYVAEVRKKNWKLCWPFPLDGEFDQEPTSLLPPLDPPKFRRWSCQNCVQETGSESIAKDHGTDMRIGSDSNNNCAQIPPLSDASLLLLDYEKGSISKIVDGKSAEAHISVVGIGNEQHPSSSTFDKKEGRHEVSLTAITVNENVLDNYASHEMPRLNSVGPEVDPKRTQEGHKDNTAEAVNLESNGSVEVWKLGCESRGGTNLQLHFSNKKLFWNKNLAQTSEADHRPSAEENHKESMTASGTCKIVGTVDRVSDATKGQTIINHPLHECDYASSENPEKSSSLNRKKGRKVRVRLLSELGDAKPDCFRTEDSPSNRISNTSGKATVSQGQVSIQESARVDLGENNKRKLPEEEEQRCIEKSHPKSLNRKVKTSKRDEETTGSVADSELEEDAVARVSLQADMRSNWNGSENERIPAAGKKKIMKSNDIGACSSLVPPKDIVPIEALDKVGNSSKGNATTSASYSPAYDASTGRGMDQIALPAPKAGRKSGSCKRKDKMPEVDNGLASLFPWLTKCPNTRKDVEFMQTGNPFHWAEDAPAEKGLDLSLNSYLSAQRDDRKSIPQSEDGFPSWSIQKDGTGKLDEFIRKNAEASANLTKLPKAISNAFCGKVGHDDLSSKFFTYSMPIPNEKQNYSPQVEGRCLLQHMDISRARNKEKIEVPKNSAVPVSRKDSKQRAEKTSQKGAADDIPMEIVEFMAKNHYERNQKVLEAGINARNVQAMDHSYGIGNLRILEETSQKRKPQARKAKDGATARKNVGPSKQKLVDFSTYIPGKDIFRLDQMHCAVGFNAFGQPKKKMSTREQFPAAGYSSCSCAQNCKWNGDMMSDGLSNSSLRPSVPQSKEDAALLWSPALPAQTALTHYNPLKYGAQPSNVDMLSHPPGSLHKGNFRGDYGLKLFNLNATNPEKHSEGVGSETFSRTNAEYSFTQRNATEPPQGSAGSFDLYSNETIPAMHLLSLMDAGMRSGPTLNIAGNPKFPKRSFDLYSKEYSAADAGVYKVADTVKHPSSSFCGKNHISEKSLDLFPMNPGGTSTSSYPKGFKRAAVEHRGSGSQNSASKGGVLGKNHGTIPVMQKGIAMLGDSMMFPQHGHNIEYPMLQKLDTHNANGAMRPPKSSPNSLICAINKNPAEFSLPEDGNEYMISGKDLKVGKQRHGFVQVDQNKQPKKRKQTTGKGRAQQ; encoded by the exons ATGGAGAAGGGTCTTCTGATCGACAATAATCATAAGAGGAACGATCCTATTATTGCCTCCAAGTCGGTGGGATCGTTTGTGAAAATTGATTCAATATCTATTGATCTTCCTGATGCGAATGACAAGAGTAGTAGCCATGCGGGAAACTGCGAGCATTTCACTATATG TGGTTATGTAGCTGAAGTTCGCAAAAAGAATTGGAAGCTATGTTGGCCATTTCCTTTGGATGGTGAGTTTGATCAGGAGCCAACATCCTTGCTTCCTCCCTTGGATCCTCCAAAATTCAGAAGGTGGTCTTGCCAGAATTGTGTGCAGGAAACTGGTTCTGAGAGTATTGCAAAAGATCATGGTACGGACATGCGTATAGGATCTGATTCCAATAACAATTGTGCTCAGATCCCACCCCTCAGTGATGCTTCACTGCTTCTGTTAGATTATGAGAAAGGTTCAATTTCCAAAATTGTTGATGGAAAAAGTGCTGAAGCTCATATTTCTGTTGTTGGAATTGGCAATGAGCAACATCCTTCGTCATCTACTTTTGATAAGAAAGAAGGGAGGCATGAAGTTTCACTCACTGCCATCACAG TGAATGAGAATGTCTTAGATAATTATGCGAGTCATGAAATGCCGAGACTCAATTCTGTTGGGCCAGAAGTTGACCCAAAAAGGACGCAGGAGGGACATAAAGATAACACAG cagAAGCAGTAAATTTGGAGAGCAATGGATCTGTTGAAGTCTGGAAATTAGGATGTGAAAGTCGTGGTGGTACCAACCTTCAACTCCATTtctcaaacaaaaaattattctgGAATAAGAATCTTGCCCAGACTAGTGAAGCTGATCACCGACCTTCTGcagaagaaaatcacaaggagtCAATGACTGCCTCTGGGACATGTAAGATAGTCGGGACGGTTGACAGGGTAAGTGATGCTACCAAGGGCCAGACCATCATTAATCATCCTCTGCATGAGTGTGATTATGCATCATCGGAAAATCCTGAGAAGTCGAGTAGTTTGAATCGTAAGAAAGGTCGGAAGGTGCGTGTGCGTCTGCTGAGTGAGTTGGGTGATGCAAAGCCTGATTGCTTCAGGACAGAAGATTCTCCATCCAACAGAATTAGTAATACATCTGGGAAAGCAACTGTTTCCCAAGGCCAGGTGTCTATCCAAGAAAGTGCTAGAGTGGATCTCGGTGAGAATAACAAAAGGAAATTGCCTGAGGAAGAGGAACAGAGATGCATAGAGAAGAGCCATCCTAAAAGTTTGAATAGAAAAGTTAAGACTTCCAAGCGAGATGAAGAAACCACCGGAAGCGTTGCAGATTCTGAGTTAGAAGAAGATGCAGTTGCCAGAGTATCTTTGCAGGCAGATATGAGGAGCAACTGGAATGGATCCGAAAATGAAAGAATCCCGGCTGCTGGTAagaagaaaattatgaaatccAATGATATTGGCGCATGTTCATCCTTAGTCCCACCCAAAGATATTGTGCCAATAGAAGCCCTAGACAAAGTTGGAAATTCAAGTAAGGGTAATGCTACTACAAGTGCTTCTTATAGTCCAGCGTATGATGCATCCACAGGTAGAGGGATGGATCAAATTGCTTTGCCTGCCCCAAAAGCAGGTAGAAAGTCCGGTTCCTGTAAGCGGAAAGACAAGATGCCGGAAGTTGATAACGGACTGGCTTCTCTATTTCCTTGGCTCACGAAATGCCCAAATACAAGGAAAGATGTAGAATTCATGCAAACTGGGAATCCATTTCACTGGGCAGAAGATGCACCCGCTGAAAAAGGGTTGGATCTTTCTCTTAACAGCTATTTGTCTGCACAAAGAGATGACAGGAAATCTATTCCTCAGTCTGAAGATGGATTTCCTTCCTGGTCAATTCAGAAAGATGGAACCGGCAAACTAGATGAGTTTATTAGGAAAAATGCAGAAGCCAGCGCAAATCTGACCAAACTTCCTAAAGCCATTTCAAATGCATTTTGTGGGAAAGTAGGACATGATGATCTGAGTAGTAAATTTTTCACCTACAGCATGCCTATCCCGAATGAGAAGCAAAACTATAGCCCCCAGGTTGAAGGGAGATGTTTGTTGCAGCATATG GATATTTCTCGTGCAAGAAACAAGGAGAAAATTGAGGTTCCGAAAAATTCAGCTGTGCCTGTTAGTAGGAAAGATAGCAAGCAAAGAGCTGAAAAGACGTCTCAGAAGGGAGCTGCAGATGACATACCGATGGAAATTGTTGAATTCATGGCGAAAAATCATTATGAGAGAAATCAGAAAGTTTTGGAAGCAGGCATTAATGCAAGGAATGTTCAGGCGATGGATCATAGTTATGGCATTGGGAACTTAAGAATATTAGAGGAAACCAGTCAGAAGCGAAAACCTCAGGCAAGAAAGGCAAAAGATGGTGCAACCGCAAGAAAAAATGTGGGACCTTCCAAACAGAAGTTAGTTGACTTTTCTACTTATATCCCCGGAAAAGACATATTCCGTCTCGATCAAATGCATTGCGCTGTAGGGTTTAATGCATTTGGTCAACCTAAaaagaagatgagtactcgagagcaatttccTGCTGCTGGTTACAGCAGCTGTAGTTGTGCCCAAAATTGCAAATGGAATGGAGATATGATGAGCGATGGGTTGTCAAATTCTAGCTTGCGTCCGTCTGTTCCACAATCAAAGGAAGACGCAGCTCTCCTATGGTCACCTGCGTTGCCAGCTCAAACAGCCTTAACACACTACAATCCTCTTAAGTATGGAGCTCAGCCTTCCAATGTCGATATGCTTTCACACCCTCCTGGCTCGCTGCATAAGGGAAACTTCCGTGGGGATTATGGCctgaaattatttaatttaaatgcTACCAACCCGGAAAAGCATAGTGAAGGTGTTGGTTCTGAAACTTTCAGCAGAACAAATGCAGAGTACTCATTCACTCAACGTAATGCGACTGAGCCTCCTCAGGGTTCAGCGGGTTCTTTTGATCTATATTCTAATGAAACCATACCAGCAATGCATTTGCTCAGCCTCATGGATGCAGGTATGCGGTCAGGTCCAACCTTGAACATTGCTGGAAACCCAAAATTTCCCAAGAGGTCCTTTGATCTTTACTCTAAGGAGTATTCTGCAGCGGATGCTGGTGTTTATAAGGTGGCTGATACCGTCAAGCATCCATCATCCAGTTTTTGCGGCAAAAATCACATTTCTGAGAAGTCTCTTGACCTTTTTCCTATGAATCCGGGTGGTACATCTACCTCTTCTTATCCTAAAGGATTCAAAAGGGCTGCCGTAGAGCATAGAGGCTCTGGATCCCAGAATTCTGCATCCAAAGGTGGTGTCTTGGGCAAAAATCATGGAACTATCCCTGTTATGCAGAAGGGGATTGCTATGCTGGGTGATTCTATGATGTTTCCCCAGCACGGCCACAACATTGAATATCCAATGCTGCAGAAATTGGATACTCATAATGCTAATGGGGCCATGAGGCCTCCAAAGAGCAGTCCCAATTCTTTAATCTGCGCCATAAACAAAAACCCAGCTGAGTTTAGCTTGCCAGAAGATGGCAATGAGTACATGATTAGTGGGAAAGACCTAAAAGTTGGGAAGCAGAGGCATGGCTTCGTACAAGTAGATCAGAACAAGCAGCCGAAGAAGAGGAAACAGACTACAGGAAAGGGACGTGCGCAACAATGA
- the LOC126601371 gene encoding protein EMBRYONIC FLOWER 1 isoform X2, producing the protein MEKGLLIDNNHKRNDPIIASKSVGSFVKIDSISIDLPDANDKSSSHAGNCEHFTICGYVAEVRKKNWKLCWPFPLDGEFDQEPTSLLPPLDPPKFRRWSCQNCVQETGSESIAKDHGTDMRIGSDSNNNCAQIPPLSDASLLLLDYEKGSISKIVDGKSAEAHISVVGIGNEQHPSSSTFDKKEGRHEVSLTAITVNENVLDNYASHEMPRLNSVGPEVDPKRTQEGHKDNTEAVNLESNGSVEVWKLGCESRGGTNLQLHFSNKKLFWNKNLAQTSEADHRPSAEENHKESMTASGTCKIVGTVDRVSDATKGQTIINHPLHECDYASSENPEKSSSLNRKKGRKVRVRLLSELGDAKPDCFRTEDSPSNRISNTSGKATVSQGQVSIQESARVDLGENNKRKLPEEEEQRCIEKSHPKSLNRKVKTSKRDEETTGSVADSELEEDAVARVSLQADMRSNWNGSENERIPAAGKKKIMKSNDIGACSSLVPPKDIVPIEALDKVGNSSKGNATTSASYSPAYDASTGRGMDQIALPAPKAGRKSGSCKRKDKMPEVDNGLASLFPWLTKCPNTRKDVEFMQTGNPFHWAEDAPAEKGLDLSLNSYLSAQRDDRKSIPQSEDGFPSWSIQKDGTGKLDEFIRKNAEASANLTKLPKAISNAFCGKVGHDDLSSKFFTYSMPIPNEKQNYSPQVEGRCLLQHMDISRARNKEKIEVPKNSAVPVSRKDSKQRAEKTSQKGAADDIPMEIVEFMAKNHYERNQKVLEAGINARNVQAMDHSYGIGNLRILEETSQKRKPQARKAKDGATARKNVGPSKQKLVDFSTYIPGKDIFRLDQMHCAVGFNAFGQPKKKMSTREQFPAAGYSSCSCAQNCKWNGDMMSDGLSNSSLRPSVPQSKEDAALLWSPALPAQTALTHYNPLKYGAQPSNVDMLSHPPGSLHKGNFRGDYGLKLFNLNATNPEKHSEGVGSETFSRTNAEYSFTQRNATEPPQGSAGSFDLYSNETIPAMHLLSLMDAGMRSGPTLNIAGNPKFPKRSFDLYSKEYSAADAGVYKVADTVKHPSSSFCGKNHISEKSLDLFPMNPGGTSTSSYPKGFKRAAVEHRGSGSQNSASKGGVLGKNHGTIPVMQKGIAMLGDSMMFPQHGHNIEYPMLQKLDTHNANGAMRPPKSSPNSLICAINKNPAEFSLPEDGNEYMISGKDLKVGKQRHGFVQVDQNKQPKKRKQTTGKGRAQQ; encoded by the exons ATGGAGAAGGGTCTTCTGATCGACAATAATCATAAGAGGAACGATCCTATTATTGCCTCCAAGTCGGTGGGATCGTTTGTGAAAATTGATTCAATATCTATTGATCTTCCTGATGCGAATGACAAGAGTAGTAGCCATGCGGGAAACTGCGAGCATTTCACTATATG TGGTTATGTAGCTGAAGTTCGCAAAAAGAATTGGAAGCTATGTTGGCCATTTCCTTTGGATGGTGAGTTTGATCAGGAGCCAACATCCTTGCTTCCTCCCTTGGATCCTCCAAAATTCAGAAGGTGGTCTTGCCAGAATTGTGTGCAGGAAACTGGTTCTGAGAGTATTGCAAAAGATCATGGTACGGACATGCGTATAGGATCTGATTCCAATAACAATTGTGCTCAGATCCCACCCCTCAGTGATGCTTCACTGCTTCTGTTAGATTATGAGAAAGGTTCAATTTCCAAAATTGTTGATGGAAAAAGTGCTGAAGCTCATATTTCTGTTGTTGGAATTGGCAATGAGCAACATCCTTCGTCATCTACTTTTGATAAGAAAGAAGGGAGGCATGAAGTTTCACTCACTGCCATCACAG TGAATGAGAATGTCTTAGATAATTATGCGAGTCATGAAATGCCGAGACTCAATTCTGTTGGGCCAGAAGTTGACCCAAAAAGGACGCAGGAGGGACATAAAGATAACACAG AAGCAGTAAATTTGGAGAGCAATGGATCTGTTGAAGTCTGGAAATTAGGATGTGAAAGTCGTGGTGGTACCAACCTTCAACTCCATTtctcaaacaaaaaattattctgGAATAAGAATCTTGCCCAGACTAGTGAAGCTGATCACCGACCTTCTGcagaagaaaatcacaaggagtCAATGACTGCCTCTGGGACATGTAAGATAGTCGGGACGGTTGACAGGGTAAGTGATGCTACCAAGGGCCAGACCATCATTAATCATCCTCTGCATGAGTGTGATTATGCATCATCGGAAAATCCTGAGAAGTCGAGTAGTTTGAATCGTAAGAAAGGTCGGAAGGTGCGTGTGCGTCTGCTGAGTGAGTTGGGTGATGCAAAGCCTGATTGCTTCAGGACAGAAGATTCTCCATCCAACAGAATTAGTAATACATCTGGGAAAGCAACTGTTTCCCAAGGCCAGGTGTCTATCCAAGAAAGTGCTAGAGTGGATCTCGGTGAGAATAACAAAAGGAAATTGCCTGAGGAAGAGGAACAGAGATGCATAGAGAAGAGCCATCCTAAAAGTTTGAATAGAAAAGTTAAGACTTCCAAGCGAGATGAAGAAACCACCGGAAGCGTTGCAGATTCTGAGTTAGAAGAAGATGCAGTTGCCAGAGTATCTTTGCAGGCAGATATGAGGAGCAACTGGAATGGATCCGAAAATGAAAGAATCCCGGCTGCTGGTAagaagaaaattatgaaatccAATGATATTGGCGCATGTTCATCCTTAGTCCCACCCAAAGATATTGTGCCAATAGAAGCCCTAGACAAAGTTGGAAATTCAAGTAAGGGTAATGCTACTACAAGTGCTTCTTATAGTCCAGCGTATGATGCATCCACAGGTAGAGGGATGGATCAAATTGCTTTGCCTGCCCCAAAAGCAGGTAGAAAGTCCGGTTCCTGTAAGCGGAAAGACAAGATGCCGGAAGTTGATAACGGACTGGCTTCTCTATTTCCTTGGCTCACGAAATGCCCAAATACAAGGAAAGATGTAGAATTCATGCAAACTGGGAATCCATTTCACTGGGCAGAAGATGCACCCGCTGAAAAAGGGTTGGATCTTTCTCTTAACAGCTATTTGTCTGCACAAAGAGATGACAGGAAATCTATTCCTCAGTCTGAAGATGGATTTCCTTCCTGGTCAATTCAGAAAGATGGAACCGGCAAACTAGATGAGTTTATTAGGAAAAATGCAGAAGCCAGCGCAAATCTGACCAAACTTCCTAAAGCCATTTCAAATGCATTTTGTGGGAAAGTAGGACATGATGATCTGAGTAGTAAATTTTTCACCTACAGCATGCCTATCCCGAATGAGAAGCAAAACTATAGCCCCCAGGTTGAAGGGAGATGTTTGTTGCAGCATATG GATATTTCTCGTGCAAGAAACAAGGAGAAAATTGAGGTTCCGAAAAATTCAGCTGTGCCTGTTAGTAGGAAAGATAGCAAGCAAAGAGCTGAAAAGACGTCTCAGAAGGGAGCTGCAGATGACATACCGATGGAAATTGTTGAATTCATGGCGAAAAATCATTATGAGAGAAATCAGAAAGTTTTGGAAGCAGGCATTAATGCAAGGAATGTTCAGGCGATGGATCATAGTTATGGCATTGGGAACTTAAGAATATTAGAGGAAACCAGTCAGAAGCGAAAACCTCAGGCAAGAAAGGCAAAAGATGGTGCAACCGCAAGAAAAAATGTGGGACCTTCCAAACAGAAGTTAGTTGACTTTTCTACTTATATCCCCGGAAAAGACATATTCCGTCTCGATCAAATGCATTGCGCTGTAGGGTTTAATGCATTTGGTCAACCTAAaaagaagatgagtactcgagagcaatttccTGCTGCTGGTTACAGCAGCTGTAGTTGTGCCCAAAATTGCAAATGGAATGGAGATATGATGAGCGATGGGTTGTCAAATTCTAGCTTGCGTCCGTCTGTTCCACAATCAAAGGAAGACGCAGCTCTCCTATGGTCACCTGCGTTGCCAGCTCAAACAGCCTTAACACACTACAATCCTCTTAAGTATGGAGCTCAGCCTTCCAATGTCGATATGCTTTCACACCCTCCTGGCTCGCTGCATAAGGGAAACTTCCGTGGGGATTATGGCctgaaattatttaatttaaatgcTACCAACCCGGAAAAGCATAGTGAAGGTGTTGGTTCTGAAACTTTCAGCAGAACAAATGCAGAGTACTCATTCACTCAACGTAATGCGACTGAGCCTCCTCAGGGTTCAGCGGGTTCTTTTGATCTATATTCTAATGAAACCATACCAGCAATGCATTTGCTCAGCCTCATGGATGCAGGTATGCGGTCAGGTCCAACCTTGAACATTGCTGGAAACCCAAAATTTCCCAAGAGGTCCTTTGATCTTTACTCTAAGGAGTATTCTGCAGCGGATGCTGGTGTTTATAAGGTGGCTGATACCGTCAAGCATCCATCATCCAGTTTTTGCGGCAAAAATCACATTTCTGAGAAGTCTCTTGACCTTTTTCCTATGAATCCGGGTGGTACATCTACCTCTTCTTATCCTAAAGGATTCAAAAGGGCTGCCGTAGAGCATAGAGGCTCTGGATCCCAGAATTCTGCATCCAAAGGTGGTGTCTTGGGCAAAAATCATGGAACTATCCCTGTTATGCAGAAGGGGATTGCTATGCTGGGTGATTCTATGATGTTTCCCCAGCACGGCCACAACATTGAATATCCAATGCTGCAGAAATTGGATACTCATAATGCTAATGGGGCCATGAGGCCTCCAAAGAGCAGTCCCAATTCTTTAATCTGCGCCATAAACAAAAACCCAGCTGAGTTTAGCTTGCCAGAAGATGGCAATGAGTACATGATTAGTGGGAAAGACCTAAAAGTTGGGAAGCAGAGGCATGGCTTCGTACAAGTAGATCAGAACAAGCAGCCGAAGAAGAGGAAACAGACTACAGGAAAGGGACGTGCGCAACAATGA